gattaaattggcgaaattaaaaaatttaggactaagttggctGACGTTCGATgagcttaggactttttggacaatttttccatgtAAAATGCTTATAAGTTGTATAGCTATTAGGAATTCACACACAGGCACTCAAAAGCTAGTACGTGTCATTAAGTTTGTAAAATGCGATAGGCGGCCAACttgtgttgttctttttttgcctcCATGTCCATTTAATATTAGAGAACATTATTTCATGAGGAAGTCCTATCCTATCTAGTCCTTGATCTGTTGTCTCAAGGTcgcctctctctcctttctctgtCACCGTTACCATCCTCGCCACCGCCACAGCCTCTAAGTGCGCGTCGGTTTGGGCCACCACAATCGACCCGAATCGAAGAAAGGTGGCAGTTCACTTCGaatttttgagagagagagagagagagagagatcaaatcGGTACCGGTGGTCGAGCGGTAACGACAGATGATCGACACTCCAGGTGGTGACTAGCGTGGCATGCGAGACAGTCGTGTGGCGGCCGGTCGCTGAGGAAGAGAGGTAGAGAAAGGAAATGGGGATTGTGTTGGACGAGGGTTTCTTATTCTTGAGTACAGTTTTGCAAGTTGAGTTTACGCATGGTAAGTGAACAGAACGGAGTGCATCCGCTTTTTCGACATCTTTTTGTTCCCTAGAAAAGCCAAGGCAAGTGCGATTTGCAAAGCTCTCTCGCTCACAAGAACCTGAAGCGCATTGCCGTTtaacatcctcctcctcctcctcctcctcctcctcaagttCACAGCCCAAACGCTTGATCAACCCCACGAGGCACGATGATCACGGGGTCGGACTTCTACCACGTCATGACGGCTATGGTGCCGCTGTACGTGGCGATGATCCTAGCCTTCGGCTCCGTCCGGTGGTGGCGCATCTTCACTCCGGACCAGTGCTCCGGCATCAACCGCTTCGTCGCCCTCTTCGCCGTCCCCCTCCTCTCCTTCCACTTCATCTCCTCCAACAACCCTTTTTCCATGAACCTCCGCTTCCTCGCCGCGGACTCACTCCAGAAGCTCCTTATCCTCCTCGCCCTTGCCCTCTGGTCCCACCTCTCCCGCCGCGGCTCCCTTGACTGGTCCATCACCCTCTTCTCCCTCGCCACCCTCCCCAACACCCTAGTCATGGGCATCCCCCTCCTCCGCGGCATGTACGGCCCCTACTCCGGTGACCTCATGGTCCAGATAGTCGTCCTCCAGTGCATCATCTGGTACACTCTTATGCTTTTCCTGTTCGAGTACCGTGCCGCGCGAACCCTCATCTCCAACCAGTTCCCTGGAGCCGCCGCCGCGTCCATCGTCTCCATCCAAGTCGACCCTGACGTCGTCTCCCTAGATGGCTCCCGGCAGCCCCTCGAGACTGAGGCTGAGGTAGGCAGCGATGGCAAGCTCCGCGTCACCGTCCGCCGCTCCAGCGCCTCAAGGTCGGACGTCTTCAAGCCCACGGCATGGCTCTCCCCACGGCCGTCGAACCTGACCAATGCTGAGATCTACTCACTGCAGTCGTCACGGAACCCCACACCAAGGGGGTCCAGCTTCAACCATGCCGACCTCTACTCCATGGCCACTGGGCTCGGAGGCGGAGGGAGGGGGTCAAACTTCGGGTCCACCGACGTCTACGGCCTATCGGCGCCGCTCGGCCTGACGCCAAGGCCATCGAATTACGAGGAGGATAACAAGCTGCCGAGGTTCCCATATGGTGGAGGTGGCACGGCGGGTAATTACCCGGCCCCAAATCCAGGGATGTTCTCGCCAAAGAGCGGCGGTGGGAGCGGAGGGAAGAGGGCGAATGGGCAAGGAGGGAAGAGAGGGGGCGAagatggcggtggtggtggtcggagggaTCTCCACATGTTTGTCTGGAGCTCAAGCACTTCTCCAGTTTCTGACGTGTTCGGTCATAACCATGACTTGCCCACTGGTGCAACTCATGACAAAGGTAAAacgtttctttccttttgtgatTCTCAAGTGAATTTCGGTTGTGTTCTTTCTTTGGGTAATCTATGGTGAATCATCAGTGGATCAGAATCATAGTAAAGAAGGTGATCATCAACTGGAGAGAGATGAGTTCAGCTTTAGAAACCGGAGGGCAGAGAACGTCGAAGCGGGCGGCGGGGATGCGATGCCACCAACGAGCGTGATGACGAGGCTGATCCTGATCATGGTGTGGAGGAAGCTTATCCGGAACCCTAACACCTACTCCAGCTTGATTGGCATCACTTGGTCCCTCGTCTCCTTCAGGTACATACAGTTTCAACACAACTTGGCAAATACACTTCTCCTTTGAACTTTCTGGCTTCTGGGTCTGCAAATTTTCATGCTTTGCTGACCTATTTCCTCATTGGCGTCCATCTCTTTCCCTTCTTATTCTGGTTCGTTTAGGTGGAACATCGAGATGCCTGCAATCATCGCCAAGTCCATTTCCATACTGTCAGATGCAGGACTTGGCATGGCCATGTTCAGTCTTGGTCAGTCAACAATTCTCCccacataactctctctctctctctctctctctctctgagctttTATGTTGATTACACTTTCTTTTTCTGGGTCACGCCCACTCCTTCATAATTCATATAAGAGAGCACGCTTTGGATTTTCTCTGCAAGAACAAGCAAAGTGAAGCGTGGGTTGGGGTGGGGTTGGTAGCAAGAGAATTCTTAAATGGGGTAAAAGGGCTAAAGTCACATGCAAATAATGATGGGTTAGGGTTTCTTTGTGTTCCAGCACAGAATGTTCACTCTATACCTGCACGTACAGATCAATGGACTTATTTTCTTGGATTGGGAAAGATGCGGGGGTGTTAGGGTTTTGCTGGCGTAACATTCTTTAATTAACTGTGAGAGTAACAACATATTTTTGGCCATAAATTTTTGAACGAGTGGATCATAAATGATTTCTAGTTATTTTCTAGTTGTTCTTTTGTAGCTCAAAACAGACTGTTAATCTCATCATGGATTAAGGACaatcacataatcatttctcaagGCGTTATAATGAAGTGGCTAACGGTGAAGTACGATGAATGAAATGACAGGATTGTTCATGGCATTGCAACCGAGGATCATAGCCTGCGGGAATTCCATCGCAACTTTTGCCATGGCTGTCAGATTCCTCACCGGTCCGGCCGTCATGGCCGCTGCCTCCCTTCTTATTGGCCTTAGGGGGGATCTCCTACGTGTCGCCATCGTACAGGTCAGTCCCACACCTCGTCAAAATTATTTGGTCGGTGTAGTATAAGTACTAAACTTAATCTGGATCATCAAATTTGATGGGATTCACCATATTCAGATTAAGATAAGTACTAAGCTTATATTTACTCGCCATTGTCATGTGATCGTCCGATGACGTGCATCGTTGACATGTGAATCGCGCGATTTCATAGTGTGCTTACAGTGCCCTAAACAAATGTTACAGGCAGCTCTTCCACAGGGGATTGTCCCCTTTGTCTTTGCCAAAGAATACAGCCTACACCCCGACATTCTTAGCACAGCGTGAGTAATCCAATTGTATTCATAAATGTGTTCTAATCCATTCCACTCTTGCTTTAACTCCTAATCTTTAGCAATGGCTTGTCTAATTGGTCACTTGGTTGACTATTTGCAGTGTAATATTCGGGATGTTGATCGCCTTGCCAATTACACTCGTCTACTACATTTTATTGGGCATATGAAGAGCGAAGAGAAACTCCAAAAATCTTGGAGAGATAATGAAGAATTCGACTTCTTAATTCGCTTGCCAGTTCACGGGATCCGCAGAGAAATGGTGGAGAACATATCATCGTGTAGATTAATGTTTCTTCTCCATTGATTGTCGTtaggaaaattgtaaaatactGGTTGTACCGAATAGAAAGTTTAAAAgctttttcttttggcaaaGAGAAGTTTAGGAAGAAGGGAGGTTATCTAAACTCCAATGCCAGCGTATATCGGTCAGATAGTACTCGGGTCAGCTTTCAAGTACCTCGACTAGTCCGCCTCTCCCTGGGGCGATTGTAAAAGTGCACTCCCGCACATCGGTCCGTTTCATTCAGCGTTTCACTCTGGAAATGCTTCGGATGAGACTTGAATCCAAGATTGTAAGGAGAGGCACAAACTCCTTTGCTTCTTGTTGTTTGATCAAACACTTGAATACAAGTTGTGGAGTTAACATGTTGGTCCACGTGATTGGTAAAGTTTTCATCCAAAGCTCAGAAAAGGATTACTATAGTAACAGCAATCGTGTAACAAAGTGCTTTGATTACATTTATGAACTAATGGGTTGTCATttaagtaggaaaaaaaataaagtgaaaaaggGACTGTAATCTTGATAGACACCAGAAGATGGGGCCAGAGAAATTAGGGCAAAGGAGTGTCCAACATGTTGGGAAGATGCTTCCATGGAGACTTTGCTTTTAGAAAATGGTCTGTAGATAGTGCAAACGAGGGTCCATgtccatcatcttcatcatcttgcCCTTTGTTCTCGACTCAAATTCCTTTTTCACCGTCTTGTACTGTGGCTAGTGGTCCAGTGTGCTTGATTAGATATGAACATGATGTCTCTTCCACGGGTGATTTGATGTCTACCTCCGGCTACTTTAGTTAAAATAGCCATGAAAATGTCATGCTAGTTGATGAATGATGTCGATGGTTGTCAATTTTTTCGCATtaataaattgaatttgaatttgtaTTGCCACTATATCTAAATAATGACCAATGGACCATTGTCATATTttgtgcccaaaaaaaaaaaaggtttaattgAGTTCGGGACTTACCTCACCGTCAACTGGTAGAGCTCGTCGCGCGAGTCCAAGTCGGACATCGTTGCCCGGGTCTGTCCTTCGTAAAGGTATTCTGAAATCGAAAATAGATTAGAGAATAAGACAGACCTGTGATCTTCGATTTGCAAATCAAGTCTTAAATCATTCGACCAACCACCTTATTAGTGACCACGGACGTATTTCTAAAATATCTCTGATATCGTATTTATTTTCGTTTTTATAGATATCCAAGAGGCcaaaagaacaaattgaaaagaaaaataaaaaagagttaaGGTGGTGACGGTCCTTGCATAGGGCCCTGCTAAGATGAATGAGTCTTCCTCCCTCATGATTCATCGATTCCATATCGTGCTCCTTTTGACCCCACCATCGCAATTTTCTGGTTCAATCAATGCTGTTGTGCATCCAAATTGATTACCAATTGTGaagtttatctttttttcccccaaggGATGATCTCCGGAGCTATCTCCCTGGGAGTTACCACAAAGATTCAATCCTTGTACCGAATGTTTGAATTGAGTCGTAAATTACTCATTCTAGTAAGAGCTTGAAGGTCCGAAGTTGACAAGCATGTCGCAGCCGCCCCACTGgcattaggggtgtcaaaaatcGAACCAAAATTTCATGTATTTCCGATTCGCTCGAATAATTAAACAaataacccttttttttccagTTTGGTTGACCAAACTGAACTAAAAACAACCCTAATATTCTCAGTGAAAACgaagagagaaaatgaactGGGTGGAAATGTGAGTTGAGcaaggcacaaaaaaaaaaaaaacaaacaaaagatcgAACCAAGCTCTATGAGGTTCAGATCGCAGTTTGGTTCAAAGCTAATGTACACCCAAATGGCTCGGTTCCGATTTCCTAAAGACCCGAACTGAACCGAATCATTTACACCCTTAACTGGAATACTTGAAATTAGTAGAGCAAGTTCACTGCACCTGAACTTAGGTGATTGGTTATGTCAAAAAACTTTGGTGATTTGTTCAGGCGGATAGAATTGGCCATGATGAGTTCCTCTACGCCCATTAGTCTTTCCACACGATATCCCGTACATCCAAACTCTTCATGTGAAAAAGGGTTTAAGTGTAACATTGATGACTAATTTAGTAATGGTTGAAGTTTGTTGAGAGAGataaggtgttttttttttttttgggtcaaagagaAACATAATATTTCAaggagagaattaccaaaacagttCTAGAccaattgcaattatgtcaattcagtccatttgaccaatCGATACCGACATGacacttttttaaataatattttaataaattttgaatttttatgatgtttttcttttttttaatttttctttttttccttaagttttgtttttcccgaacccttggGCCAATGAGGGCCACAACACCCTTGCCAGCCCAAGggtttggggaaaaaaaagactaaagaaaagtaaataaaaaagaaaaaaaatcatataaaattcaagaattactaaaatattatgcaccggccggccaaatggattgaattggcacaaatacaaaaggtttaggattaagttgacacaattacaatgagTTTAAGAATTAAATTAGATTTCACACACGTGATTGACATAAATTCTAAACATAAGACACTATAATTCAAACACCCAATCACTAGTTTcaagacttgattgtattttttgaaagttttaaaactcaattataTTATCGCAACTTCCCAAACCAATCGAGATATTATGCACACAAGACAGAGAGAATTAATATGCTCTAAAGCATGCACGCACTTGTATGGAGGACCccatttacccttttttttttaagtaggtACAGTACAGACATCATTCCAGACATTGAACTAAAAATTAAAGGTTTGGCCAGACAAAACAAAGGCCAGCTTGTTcactaaatttatcataaatctgTAATGTACAGCCTCTCCTCACAAGACAAgcttaattattatttaaattgaTTATTTCTCGGTATATCGCATGAACAAATTCATGAACATCagcaaaaccaagaaaaaggaaagaaaggacgATAAAGAGAAGGAGCTCTATAAACTCCATTTGATGTCTCCCACTAGTTTGTGTCGTGTCGGCCATTTCAACAACATTACTTTGtggactctctttctctctctctctctcatattggGAGAGATAAGGACATATGTAGAATGTTTACCTTAGGCCAATCAAACATTCTCTTGCATTCTTTAGACCGAGAATGATGAATTATGTAAATGCACGTGAAAAGTTGAACTAGACCCACTAGGGATTCCTTAAGAGGGCAAGGGGGTTTGCCTTCCTCCAATGCAAAAAAC
The genomic region above belongs to Rhodamnia argentea isolate NSW1041297 chromosome 6, ASM2092103v1, whole genome shotgun sequence and contains:
- the LOC115741437 gene encoding probable auxin efflux carrier component 1c isoform X2 — encoded protein: MITGSDFYHVMTAMVPLYVAMILAFGSVRWWRIFTPDQCSGINRFVALFAVPLLSFHFISSNNPFSMNLRFLAADSLQKLLILLALALWSHLSRRGSLDWSITLFSLATLPNTLVMGIPLLRGMYGPYSGDLMVQIVVLQCIIWYTLMLFLFEYRAARTLISNQFPGAAAASIVSIQVDPDVVSLDGSRQPLETEAEVGSDGKLRVTVRRSSASRSDVFKPTAWLSPRPSNLTNAEIYSLQSSRNPTPRGSSFNHADLYSMATGLGGGGRGSNFGSTDVYGLSAPLGLTPRPSNYEEDNKLPRFPYGGGGTAGNYPAPNPGMFSPKSGGGSGGKRANGQGGKRGGEDGGGGGRRDLHMFVWSSSTSPVSDVFGHNHDLPTGATHDKDQNHSKEGDHQLERDEFSFRNRRAENVEAGGGDAMPPTSVMTRLILIMVWRKLIRNPNTYSSLIGITWSLVSFRWNIEMPAIIAKSISILSDAGLGMAMFSLGLFMALQPRIIACGNSIATFAMAVRFLTGPAVMAAASLLIGLRGDLLRVAIVQAALPQGIVPFVFAKEYSLHPDILSTAVIFGMLIALPITLVYYILLGI
- the LOC115741437 gene encoding probable auxin efflux carrier component 1c isoform X1, which encodes MITGSDFYHVMTAMVPLYVAMILAFGSVRWWRIFTPDQCSGINRFVALFAVPLLSFHFISSNNPFSMNLRFLAADSLQKLLILLALALWSHLSRRGSLDWSITLFSLATLPNTLVMGIPLLRGMYGPYSGDLMVQIVVLQCIIWYTLMLFLFEYRAARTLISNQFPGAAAASIVSIQVDPDVVSLDGSRQPLETEAEVGSDGKLRVTVRRSSASRSDVFKPTAWLSPRPSNLTNAEIYSLQSSRNPTPRGSSFNHADLYSMATGLGGGGRGSNFGSTDVYGLSAPLGLTPRPSNYEEDNKLPRFPYGGGGTAGNYPAPNPGMFSPKSGGGSGGKRANGQGGKRGGEDGGGGGRRDLHMFVWSSSTSPVSDVFGHNHDLPTGATHDKVDQNHSKEGDHQLERDEFSFRNRRAENVEAGGGDAMPPTSVMTRLILIMVWRKLIRNPNTYSSLIGITWSLVSFRWNIEMPAIIAKSISILSDAGLGMAMFSLGLFMALQPRIIACGNSIATFAMAVRFLTGPAVMAAASLLIGLRGDLLRVAIVQAALPQGIVPFVFAKEYSLHPDILSTAVIFGMLIALPITLVYYILLGI